Genomic window (Leptolyngbya sp. 'hensonii'):
GTCATAGGCTTCAAGTGTACAGTGCAACGAAGCGGCAAATAATGAAAAAACCGGAATACCGCCAGCGAAATCAGACGAGATCATGCCCCAATGCAGCATGAGTCCATGATGACAACTGACGATACCAGAAATATTTATATTTTAGAGATCCTGGTAGAGATTCTGGGATGAACCTGGTCATTTTTCCGGGTGAGATGCTAACCATTTTACCGATCGCGACTTCAGTTCCGCTGCGACATCCTGAAGACAGACCGCATTCATGATTTTTCCCCATCCACAGCCTAGAGGAGCCCTATGACCCCAGTGCCAGAGATATCCAGTGTTTTGGCCGCTTTGTCCGATCGGCTAGCCGACAGCATCGACAAAGCTGGCCATGCCCTTGTGGCAATTAATGCCCGTCGTCGCATTCCCTCCAGTGGCGTCATCTGGCAACCAGGCATCGTCGTCACCGCCGACCACACGGTTCGACGCGATGAGGAAATCGGCGTCACCCTGGCCAGCGGCCAAACGGTCACAGCGACTGTTCTGGGTCGAGATCCGAGCACCGATCTTGCGGTGTTGAACGTGATGGAGGAAAGCCCGGCCACGATCGACCTGGGAGATCCGACCCAATTACGGGTGGGCCATCTGGCCTTAGCGGTGGGCCGATCAGCCGAACGGGGTCTGGGAGCCAGCCTGGGCATGGTCAGTGCCTTGGGAGGTCCCTGGCGCACCTGGAATGGCGGCGCGATCGACCAGTTGATCCGGTTGGATCTGAATCTCTACCCCCACCTGACGGGGGGTGCAATGGTCAGTCCAGAAGGGCAGATTCTTGGCATTGTGACTGCAGGTCCTCGGGATATTGTTTTGGTCATCCCCAAGCGCACAATCGATCGGGTCGTCCAGCAATTAACCCAACGGGGCCGCATCTCACGCGGGTATCTGGGGGTAGGCATGCAGCCAGTCCGTCTGCCCAACTCCCTGATCCAGACGTTGAATCTCTCCCATCCTGGGGGGGTCATCATTGTCACCCTGGAACCCGAAGGCCCAGCCGAACAATCTGGCGTCTTAATTGGCGATATCCTGGTCGCACTGGCCGATCGACCCATTACAGATACTAGCGATGTTCAAGCAATGCTGGATTCCGATCGCATCGGTCAGCCTTTAATCGCTCGTATGATCCGGGGGGGCACCCTGACCGAAGTCACCTTGATCGTCGGGGAGCGTCCCTGCCGGGAGGGATG
Coding sequences:
- a CDS encoding S1C family serine protease codes for the protein MTPVPEISSVLAALSDRLADSIDKAGHALVAINARRRIPSSGVIWQPGIVVTADHTVRRDEEIGVTLASGQTVTATVLGRDPSTDLAVLNVMEESPATIDLGDPTQLRVGHLALAVGRSAERGLGASLGMVSALGGPWRTWNGGAIDQLIRLDLNLYPHLTGGAMVSPEGQILGIVTAGPRDIVLVIPKRTIDRVVQQLTQRGRISRGYLGVGMQPVRLPNSLIQTLNLSHPGGVIIVTLEPEGPAEQSGVLIGDILVALADRPITDTSDVQAMLDSDRIGQPLIARMIRGGTLTEVTLIVGERPCREG